One window from the genome of Jeotgalibaca sp. MA1X17-3 encodes:
- a CDS encoding MBL fold metallo-hydrolase — protein sequence MLQIEPFANVIQITVAQENNLFLVKENDGFILIDTAVDSSEINEIIALIKQSGLSLKAIAFTHSHDDHLGGFVKFKTAFPDTPVLFPRREYQLILKKNYLEKISKFL from the coding sequence ATGTTACAAATAGAACCCTTTGCGAATGTTATTCAAATAACAGTCGCACAAGAAAATAACTTGTTTTTAGTTAAAGAAAATGATGGTTTTATCCTTATAGATACTGCAGTAGATTCTTCTGAGATTAATGAAATTATTGCTCTTATAAAACAATCCGGTCTATCTTTAAAAGCAATAGCATTTACTCATAGCCATGATGATCATCTGGGTGGATTTGTAAAATTTAAAACAGCATTCCCTGATACTCCCGTTCTGTTTCCTCGAAGAGAATATCAGCTTATTTTAAAAAAGAATTACTTAGAGAAGATAAGCAAGTTCCTCTAA
- the lacC gene encoding tagatose-6-phosphate kinase — protein MIVTVTLNPSVDISYQVDNLKMDDVNRVENVGKTAGGKGLNVTRVVDLLDSQVLATGILGGTLGSFITGQLAENTITQDFFEIEKESRNCIAILHDGQQTEILESGPTLTVEEGDGFLNHFKNLLETNDVSVLTISGSLPKGLSADIYKKIITLANEKNIPVVLDTSGSTLAAVLDDHSLKITAIKPNFDELSALENVKIGDNPEDWKRILNGPRFKNVEWIIISMGADGAFAKHNDRFYQVEIPKIKVINPVGSGDSTVAGIAVSLESKDSDEKLLKTAMTTGMLNTMEAQTGFINPENFDEYYAKVIVTELTD, from the coding sequence ATGATTGTAACCGTAACGTTAAATCCATCTGTAGATATTTCCTATCAGGTTGACAACTTAAAAATGGATGATGTGAATCGAGTGGAAAATGTAGGAAAAACAGCTGGTGGAAAAGGGTTAAATGTAACTCGGGTAGTGGATCTATTAGATTCACAAGTTCTTGCTACAGGTATTCTAGGCGGTACTCTTGGAAGTTTTATAACCGGGCAACTTGCTGAAAATACGATTACTCAAGATTTTTTTGAAATTGAAAAAGAATCCAGAAACTGTATAGCCATTCTGCATGATGGACAACAAACTGAGATTTTGGAATCAGGTCCAACGCTAACAGTAGAAGAGGGAGACGGATTTTTGAATCACTTTAAAAATCTGTTGGAAACAAATGATGTTTCTGTATTAACAATCTCTGGAAGTTTACCAAAAGGACTTTCTGCAGATATATATAAGAAAATCATTACCTTAGCAAACGAAAAAAATATTCCAGTTGTATTGGATACATCCGGTAGCACATTAGCTGCCGTTCTAGACGATCACTCCTTAAAGATTACAGCAATCAAGCCTAATTTTGATGAGTTGAGTGCTTTGGAAAACGTCAAAATAGGAGACAATCCAGAAGACTGGAAACGTATTTTGAATGGACCAAGATTTAAGAATGTCGAATGGATTATTATTTCAATGGGAGCAGATGGAGCTTTCGCTAAACACAATGATCGATTCTATCAAGTTGAAATTCCTAAGATAAAAGTAATCAATCCGGTTGGATCTGGAGATTCTACCGTAGCTGGAATTGCTGTAAGCTTAGAAAGTAAAGACAGCGATGAGAAACTTTTGAAAACAGCTATGACAACTGGTATGCTGAATACAATGGAAGCTCAAACTGGTTTCATTAATCCAGAAAATTTTGACGAATACTATGCTAAAGTGATTGTAACTGAATTAACTGATTAA
- a CDS encoding ABC transporter permease, giving the protein MENSILDFIPRVPVSEWITDVIDWLTANLAFLFDAIQDGGKWFMETATDLLLLIPPIVFILIMVALAFIATNKKIGLPIFTAIGLVYIQNQGLWEPLMYTFMLVLVASLLSILIGVPSGILMAKSKVANVILTPILDFMQTMPAFVYLIPAVAFFGIGMVPGVFSAVIFALPPTVRFTNLGIRQVSEEMVEAAESFGSTGSQRLFKVELPLAKATIMAGINQTVLLALSMVVIASMIGAPGLGERVINALQRAQVGPGFVAGLALVVLAIILDRIMQGFNKK; this is encoded by the coding sequence ATGGAGAATAGTATATTAGACTTTATTCCTCGCGTACCTGTTTCTGAATGGATAACAGATGTAATCGACTGGTTAACAGCTAATTTAGCGTTCCTATTTGATGCAATCCAAGATGGAGGAAAATGGTTTATGGAAACAGCAACTGATTTATTGCTGTTAATTCCACCTATTGTATTTATTCTTATAATGGTAGCCTTAGCTTTCATTGCAACGAATAAAAAAATCGGATTACCTATTTTTACAGCAATTGGTTTGGTCTATATTCAAAACCAAGGGCTATGGGAACCTCTCATGTATACATTCATGTTAGTACTAGTGGCAAGCTTACTTTCCATTCTTATTGGTGTACCCTCGGGTATTCTAATGGCTAAAAGTAAAGTTGCAAATGTGATTCTTACACCCATCTTAGACTTTATGCAGACCATGCCAGCTTTCGTTTATTTAATTCCGGCTGTAGCATTTTTTGGAATAGGTATGGTTCCTGGTGTTTTCTCAGCTGTAATATTTGCTTTACCACCGACCGTTCGTTTTACTAACCTAGGTATCCGTCAAGTTTCAGAGGAAATGGTAGAAGCTGCTGAATCATTTGGTAGTACAGGCTCACAACGCTTGTTTAAAGTAGAATTACCACTAGCAAAAGCTACGATTATGGCTGGTATAAACCAAACAGTCTTGTTAGCACTATCTATGGTAGTGATTGCTTCAATGATCGGTGCTCCTGGACTAGGTGAACGTGTAATCAACGCATTACAACGTGCCCAAGTTGGACCTGGTTTCGTAGCTGGACTTGCACTAGTAGTTCTAGCAATCATTTTAGATAGAATCATGCAAGGATTTAACAAAAAATAA
- a CDS encoding glycine betaine ABC transporter substrate-binding protein: MTINWKKIGLTAVSASALLLAACGTDSDSDTAASGEANGVSGEINLAYVAWDTEIASTNVIATVLEDYGYDTETTQLDNAIMWEAVASGDADAMVAAWLPGTHAPQFEQYGDRMVHVSTNLEGAKIGLVVPEYMDVDSIADLSDEAEQTITGIEAGAGVVAASEQALEDYENLADWNVQTSSSGAMTTQLKQAIKNEEEIVITGWSPHWMFQSYDLKYLEDAEGSFGDAETIDTFAREGLEEDMPEAYQILENFNWTTEDMESVMLDIQEGTEPKEAARTWVDANEDKVAEWTNGVGE, encoded by the coding sequence TTGACAATTAATTGGAAAAAAATCGGACTAACTGCAGTTTCTGCATCAGCATTACTTTTGGCTGCTTGTGGAACGGACTCAGATTCAGACACAGCTGCTTCAGGAGAAGCAAACGGGGTATCAGGTGAAATTAATCTAGCATATGTTGCTTGGGATACTGAAATTGCTTCTACAAACGTAATTGCAACGGTTCTTGAAGATTACGGATACGATACTGAAACAACTCAGCTAGATAACGCAATCATGTGGGAAGCTGTTGCAAGTGGAGATGCTGATGCAATGGTAGCTGCTTGGTTACCTGGAACTCACGCACCTCAATTTGAACAATATGGAGACAGAATGGTTCATGTAAGTACGAACCTTGAAGGAGCTAAAATCGGTTTAGTTGTTCCTGAATATATGGATGTTGATTCTATTGCTGATCTAAGTGATGAAGCTGAACAAACGATTACTGGTATCGAAGCTGGTGCTGGTGTTGTAGCTGCTTCGGAACAAGCACTTGAAGATTATGAGAATCTAGCAGACTGGAATGTTCAAACTTCTTCTTCTGGAGCTATGACAACACAGTTGAAACAAGCAATCAAAAATGAAGAAGAGATTGTTATAACAGGTTGGTCTCCACACTGGATGTTCCAATCATATGACCTTAAATATCTTGAAGATGCAGAAGGTTCATTCGGCGATGCTGAAACAATTGATACTTTTGCTCGTGAAGGATTAGAAGAAGATATGCCAGAAGCATACCAAATTCTAGAAAACTTCAATTGGACTACTGAAGACATGGAATCTGTTATGTTAGATATTCAAGAAGGTACTGAGCCTAAAGAGGCTGCTCGTACTTGGGTTGATGCAAATGAAGATAAAGTAGCAGAATGGACAAACGGAGTAGGCGAATAA
- a CDS encoding flavodoxin, which produces MAQALIVFASLTGNTEEIADITAELLEEKGVDVDVVDCVQSDPIDFEGYDYCIVGSYTYGVDGDLPDEIMDFFDELEEVDLTGKVFGVVGSGDTFYEQFCTAVDDFEVQFAKTGATKGATGVKVDLNAEEEDIENLKKFVNSMVDTHASMTNS; this is translated from the coding sequence ATGGCACAAGCATTGATTGTCTTTGCGAGTCTGACCGGAAATACAGAAGAAATTGCTGATATTACAGCAGAATTATTAGAAGAAAAAGGGGTAGATGTGGACGTAGTCGATTGCGTTCAATCTGATCCGATTGACTTTGAAGGGTATGACTATTGTATTGTCGGAAGTTACACGTATGGTGTGGATGGTGATTTACCTGATGAAATCATGGACTTTTTTGATGAGTTAGAAGAAGTTGATCTTACTGGAAAGGTTTTTGGAGTCGTAGGATCTGGCGATACATTTTATGAACAATTTTGTACAGCTGTAGATGATTTTGAAGTTCAGTTTGCAAAAACGGGTGCAACTAAAGGGGCTACTGGTGTAAAAGTTGATTTAAATGCGGAAGAAGAAGATATAGAAAACTTGAAAAAATTTGTAAATAGTATGGTTGATACACATGCATCCATGACTAATTCATAG
- a CDS encoding PTS system mannose/fructose/sorbose family transporter subunit IID: MAYNIPDHYKNQTPAPQLDKKTLNKMVWRSLFLQASFNYERMQAGGWLYGILPGLEKIHDNDDDLSASMSHNLEFFNTHPFLVTFVMGIVLSLEQNKADIPMIRAVRVAAMGPLGGIGDALFWFTLVPITAGITSNMALTGNIAAPFIFLGIFNIAQFAIRYVLMHQSYRLGTDAIGVLTANAKEFTRAASILGIFVVGALTSLYGATSLNIQVPNGTTFEGTPITTVVQENDMEAYNEQLYSYDENNNILLDEETGEMVLAEGTTIRELSNGEFQITYNEYDEVPVTINIQEILDGILPQLIPLTLTLLLYVLFIKRNWTPLKAIGFLLVLGLIGSGFGLWPSIW, encoded by the coding sequence ATGGCATATAATATTCCTGATCACTATAAAAATCAAACACCTGCTCCACAATTAGATAAGAAAACATTAAACAAAATGGTATGGCGTTCTCTATTCTTGCAAGCTTCGTTTAACTATGAACGAATGCAAGCTGGTGGTTGGTTGTACGGGATTCTTCCAGGTTTAGAAAAAATCCATGATAATGATGACGATTTAAGCGCATCGATGTCTCATAACTTGGAGTTCTTTAATACTCACCCATTCTTAGTTACGTTCGTAATGGGAATTGTATTGTCCTTGGAGCAAAATAAAGCAGATATTCCTATGATCCGTGCGGTACGTGTTGCTGCAATGGGACCTTTAGGTGGTATCGGAGACGCTTTGTTCTGGTTTACATTAGTTCCAATCACAGCTGGTATTACTTCTAATATGGCTTTAACTGGAAATATTGCTGCACCATTTATATTCTTAGGTATCTTCAACATCGCGCAATTCGCTATCCGTTATGTCTTAATGCATCAGTCCTACAGACTAGGAACAGATGCAATTGGAGTCTTGACGGCAAATGCAAAAGAATTCACGCGAGCAGCAAGTATTTTAGGGATCTTTGTTGTCGGAGCATTGACCAGTCTTTATGGAGCAACTTCTTTAAATATCCAAGTTCCAAATGGTACAACATTTGAAGGAACTCCAATTACAACCGTTGTTCAAGAAAACGATATGGAAGCTTATAATGAACAGCTGTATTCGTATGATGAAAATAACAATATTTTGTTAGATGAAGAAACAGGTGAAATGGTATTAGCAGAAGGAACTACGATTCGTGAGTTATCCAATGGCGAATTCCAAATCACTTATAATGAATATGATGAAGTACCTGTAACGATTAATATTCAAGAAATCTTAGATGGAATCTTGCCACAATTGATTCCATTGACTCTAACATTACTTCTATACGTCTTGTTCATTAAGAGAAACTGGACTCCATTGAAAGCAATTGGTTTCCTACTAGTACTTGGTCTAATAGGATCCGGATTCGGACTATGGCCTTCTATTTGGTAA
- the lacD gene encoding tagatose-bisphosphate aldolase, with protein sequence MLTVSKKKYAYLEKLSDKNKMINALAIDQRGSLKKMIAANSTKEVGDEGIINFKIEISRELTQFSSAILLDPEYGLPAAEARDENAGLLISYEKTGYDATEVGRLPDLLPIWSAKRIKELGADAVKILLYFDVDEDDAINDQKLAFTERVGSECMAEEIPYFLEIVTYDANNDDVKSAEYAKVKPHKVNEAMKIFSDERYGVDVLKVEVPVNMNFVEGFAKEGEAVYTREEAMNYYKEQSEATHLPFIFLSAGVTAELFQDTVRFAKEAGSTFNGVLCGRATWSNSVAIFAREGAEAAQEWLRSEGRKNIEDLNVAVAESASPWTDKVQVAK encoded by the coding sequence ATGTTAACCGTATCAAAGAAGAAATATGCATACCTAGAGAAACTTTCCGATAAAAACAAAATGATTAATGCACTTGCAATTGACCAACGAGGATCATTGAAAAAAATGATTGCTGCGAATAGTACAAAAGAAGTTGGGGACGAAGGAATTATTAATTTTAAAATTGAAATTTCTCGTGAACTAACACAATTCTCTTCAGCAATCTTGTTGGACCCAGAGTATGGTTTACCAGCAGCAGAAGCACGTGATGAGAATGCTGGACTTTTGATTTCTTATGAAAAAACAGGATATGATGCAACAGAAGTAGGACGTTTACCTGATTTACTTCCTATCTGGTCTGCAAAAAGAATCAAAGAACTAGGCGCAGATGCTGTCAAAATTCTTTTATACTTTGACGTAGATGAAGATGATGCAATCAATGATCAAAAACTTGCTTTCACAGAGCGTGTTGGATCCGAATGTATGGCAGAAGAAATTCCATACTTCTTAGAAATTGTGACTTATGATGCAAATAATGATGATGTAAAATCAGCAGAATATGCAAAAGTAAAACCTCACAAAGTAAATGAAGCAATGAAAATATTCTCTGATGAGCGTTACGGAGTAGATGTATTAAAAGTTGAAGTTCCTGTAAACATGAACTTTGTAGAAGGATTCGCTAAAGAAGGCGAAGCTGTATACACTCGTGAAGAAGCAATGAACTACTACAAAGAGCAATCAGAAGCAACACACCTACCATTTATCTTCTTAAGTGCTGGAGTAACAGCTGAGTTGTTCCAAGATACGGTTCGTTTTGCTAAAGAAGCAGGATCAACGTTTAACGGCGTATTGTGTGGCCGTGCAACATGGAGTAATTCTGTAGCAATCTTCGCACGTGAGGGTGCAGAAGCGGCTCAGGAATGGTTACGTTCTGAAGGACGTAAAAATATTGAAGACTTGAATGTGGCAGTTGCAGAATCAGCAAGTCCATGGACAGATAAAGTTCAAGTAGCTAAATAA
- a CDS encoding aminopeptidase — protein MVLENFEENLQKYAKLLVSKGINVQKGHTVLLNIDVEQVPLARLLTKEAYALGATEVIVKWADDIVTREKYLHTPEERLTDIPQYKIDESMDMLEKKASRMSVRSSDPDALNGVDSKKLGAVMKANSMALKEQRIATQANKVSWTVASAAGATWAAKVFPDLETEEEQVDALWNEIFKTCLVYEDDPIKAWDEHEARLRSKADVLNKEQFDALHYTTPEGTDLTVGMPENHIWDSAGAVNAQGEEFIANMPTEEVFSAPDGSRIEGVVKSTKPLSYSGNIIDGMTFTFKDGKVTDVSAEQGEEVLKHLVEENDGARSLGEVALVPHESPISQSGLVYFNTLWDENASNHLALGSAYAFSVQGGTEMSQEELAEAGLNRSNVHVDFMVGNEKMNIDGIRKDGSTMPIFRNGTWAF, from the coding sequence ATGGTATTAGAAAACTTTGAAGAAAATCTACAAAAATATGCAAAACTATTGGTTTCAAAAGGAATTAACGTTCAAAAAGGACATACGGTTCTTTTGAATATTGACGTAGAACAAGTACCACTTGCACGTCTGTTAACAAAAGAAGCATATGCTTTAGGAGCTACAGAAGTAATTGTAAAATGGGCAGACGATATCGTTACCCGCGAAAAATATTTACATACTCCTGAAGAACGTTTAACTGATATTCCTCAATATAAGATTGATGAATCTATGGATATGCTAGAAAAGAAAGCAAGCAGGATGTCTGTACGCTCTTCTGATCCAGATGCATTAAATGGCGTAGACAGCAAAAAATTAGGCGCAGTAATGAAAGCCAACAGTATGGCTTTGAAAGAACAGAGAATTGCTACACAAGCTAATAAAGTTTCTTGGACTGTTGCTTCTGCAGCAGGTGCTACTTGGGCTGCGAAAGTATTCCCAGATTTGGAAACAGAAGAAGAACAAGTAGACGCTCTATGGAATGAAATTTTCAAAACTTGTTTAGTATATGAAGATGATCCAATCAAAGCATGGGACGAGCATGAAGCACGCTTGAGGTCTAAGGCTGATGTATTGAATAAAGAACAATTCGATGCTTTGCACTACACAACTCCAGAAGGAACCGACTTGACTGTAGGAATGCCTGAGAATCATATTTGGGACTCCGCTGGTGCAGTGAATGCACAAGGCGAAGAGTTCATCGCAAATATGCCAACAGAAGAAGTATTCTCTGCGCCAGACGGTAGTCGAATTGAGGGGGTTGTTAAATCAACTAAACCATTAAGTTACTCTGGTAATATTATTGATGGCATGACCTTTACTTTCAAAGACGGTAAAGTCACTGATGTTTCTGCTGAACAAGGCGAAGAAGTCTTGAAACACTTGGTAGAAGAAAATGATGGAGCACGTAGCTTAGGTGAAGTTGCTTTGGTACCTCATGAATCTCCAATTTCTCAATCTGGTTTGGTATACTTCAATACTTTATGGGACGAGAATGCGTCCAACCACTTGGCTTTAGGTTCTGCTTACGCATTTAGTGTTCAAGGTGGTACCGAAATGTCTCAAGAAGAGTTGGCTGAAGCTGGCTTAAACAGATCCAACGTACACGTTGACTTCATGGTTGGTAACGAAAAAATGAATATCGATGGAATCCGCAAAGATGGTTCAACTATGCCAATCTTCCGCAATGGTACATGGGCATTCTAA
- a CDS encoding glycine betaine/L-proline ABC transporter ATP-binding protein: MTTKVEVQNLVKIFGKKEHQALELIHQGKQKDEILEKTGATVGVNQVNFEVQEGEIFVIMGLSGSGKSTLVRMLNRLIEPTEGSILIDGDDISKMEKKELRKVRREKISMVFQNFGLFPHRTILENTEYGLEVQGIDKEERQKKAEKALDNAGLLAYKDQHPNQLSGGMQQRVGLARALANDPEILLMDEAFSALDPLIRRDMQDELLEMQEKMRKTIIFITHDLNESLRIGDRIAIMKDGEVVQVGTGEEILTNPANDYVERFVEDVDRSKVLTAKNIMVRPQTVRLGQSGPRVALNRMRTESLSSLLVVGENQKLLGYVVADDAARLVKENVATLESIIRTDIPKVSKETLLHELYDVIHEAQTPVAVVDENDKLLGIVIRGLVIGALAKEREEVTIDGE; the protein is encoded by the coding sequence TTGACTACAAAAGTAGAAGTGCAAAATTTAGTTAAAATTTTCGGTAAGAAAGAACATCAAGCGCTTGAGTTAATTCATCAAGGAAAACAAAAAGATGAGATTTTAGAAAAGACCGGAGCAACAGTCGGTGTTAATCAAGTAAATTTTGAAGTCCAGGAAGGCGAAATTTTTGTCATCATGGGATTATCTGGAAGTGGTAAATCAACTTTGGTCCGTATGTTAAACAGATTGATTGAACCCACAGAAGGAAGCATATTAATTGATGGTGATGATATTTCCAAAATGGAGAAAAAAGAACTACGTAAGGTCCGTCGTGAAAAAATTTCGATGGTCTTCCAAAACTTTGGTCTTTTCCCTCACCGTACAATCTTAGAAAACACGGAGTATGGTTTGGAAGTTCAAGGGATTGATAAAGAGGAACGTCAGAAGAAAGCTGAAAAAGCTCTTGATAATGCAGGACTTCTTGCATATAAAGATCAACATCCTAACCAATTATCTGGTGGTATGCAACAGCGTGTTGGTTTAGCACGTGCCCTTGCTAATGATCCAGAAATACTATTAATGGATGAAGCATTCTCAGCGTTGGATCCATTAATACGTAGAGATATGCAAGATGAGTTACTTGAAATGCAAGAAAAAATGCGTAAAACAATTATATTCATCACTCATGACTTAAATGAATCTCTTAGAATTGGTGATCGTATCGCAATCATGAAAGACGGAGAAGTCGTTCAAGTTGGTACAGGAGAGGAAATCCTAACGAATCCGGCTAATGATTACGTAGAACGTTTCGTTGAAGATGTTGATCGTTCTAAAGTATTGACTGCCAAAAATATTATGGTGCGTCCACAAACGGTACGATTAGGACAGAGTGGACCTAGAGTTGCTTTAAACCGTATGAGAACAGAAAGCTTGTCTAGTCTATTAGTTGTTGGAGAAAATCAAAAACTATTAGGTTATGTTGTAGCGGATGATGCTGCTCGTTTAGTTAAAGAGAACGTGGCAACATTAGAATCAATTATTCGCACAGATATTCCTAAAGTATCAAAAGAAACCTTACTTCATGAATTGTATGATGTCATTCATGAAGCGCAAACACCTGTAGCAGTTGTCGACGAAAATGATAAACTATTAGGAATCGTTATTCGTGGATTAGTTATTGGTGCCCTTGCAAAAGAACGAGAGGAGGTAACAATTGATGGAGAATAG
- a CDS encoding Gfo/Idh/MocA family protein encodes MKEVVWGMIGTGDVTEKKSGPGLYKAKGSRLKAVYNRTQERAESWTERHGHGVVYDTVEKIMNDPEITAVYIATPPASHFDYAMQVIAAGKIPFIEKPMASTYEECRQIIDAANEKNLPVYVSFYRRALDKFQKIHTLLEDGAIGKPILVEIRQFQPPQKEELQKENIPWRLTPEAGGGKALDLQVHVLDYLASYFGDIQEMKGIVDNRGELYLVEDTISASFQFENGVIGSATWSYVADVFLDEVTIIGTNGRLVFAGMNVESVTLIKRGQEETYDFDSPKHITMPLIQTIVDEIRGIGKSPADAESAANGIKMFDQLLKEYRQRY; translated from the coding sequence TTGAAAGAAGTAGTTTGGGGAATGATTGGAACGGGAGATGTGACCGAAAAGAAAAGTGGTCCCGGTTTGTACAAGGCAAAAGGATCTCGTTTGAAGGCAGTCTACAATCGAACCCAAGAACGAGCTGAAAGTTGGACCGAGCGTCATGGACATGGTGTTGTGTATGACACTGTTGAGAAGATAATGAATGATCCAGAAATTACGGCAGTGTACATCGCAACTCCTCCGGCCAGTCATTTTGACTATGCGATGCAAGTGATTGCAGCTGGGAAAATTCCCTTTATCGAAAAACCGATGGCTAGTACCTATGAAGAATGCCGTCAAATAATCGATGCGGCAAACGAGAAAAATCTACCTGTTTATGTAAGTTTCTATCGACGAGCCCTTGATAAATTCCAAAAAATACATACTTTACTAGAGGATGGAGCAATCGGCAAACCGATTCTAGTTGAAATTCGCCAATTCCAACCTCCTCAAAAAGAAGAGTTGCAAAAAGAAAACATTCCGTGGCGTTTAACACCAGAAGCTGGTGGTGGGAAAGCTTTGGATCTACAAGTACATGTCCTAGATTATTTAGCATCTTATTTTGGTGATATTCAAGAGATGAAAGGAATTGTTGATAATCGTGGAGAATTATACCTTGTAGAAGATACAATTTCTGCGAGTTTTCAATTTGAAAATGGCGTAATTGGTTCGGCAACGTGGAGTTATGTAGCAGACGTTTTCTTGGATGAAGTGACGATTATCGGAACGAATGGGCGACTTGTTTTTGCAGGGATGAATGTTGAATCCGTAACGTTAATCAAGAGAGGGCAAGAAGAGACGTACGATTTTGATTCTCCAAAACATATTACAATGCCGTTGATTCAAACCATTGTAGATGAAATACGAGGAATAGGGAAAAGTCCAGCCGATGCTGAAAGTGCAGCCAACGGAATTAAAATGTTTGATCAACTACTGAAAGAATATCGCCAACGGTATTAG
- a CDS encoding NAD/NADP-dependent octopine/nopaline dehydrogenase family protein, which translates to MNITIIGAGNSGLAMAAHLTLSGNTVTLWNRTRKNIEGLLENPIIHCRGAVEGDATIHLVTSNLAKALKNPDIVFVTTPAFSHKQLATQIALVLKKTTTIILSPGRTFGALEFKHEFKRVNAGVHPLIAETQTILYTCRKITCNEVEMYALKNDVLLSTVTGEENQLVINQLPACLRDKFIPAESMIETSIGNVGMVLHCAPLLLNTGWVESEAHSFYYYREGISPTIAHFIEKMDAERQLVAMVLGNPVESAKDWMKRTYKLTGENLYEVIQNNDAYETILGPKSLLHRYITEDIPTGLVPLEAVGKELGLEMTHVSLIIDLASALLEIDFRKEGRNLHNLIDKQLLNPRAMLQFTMNPLKEDA; encoded by the coding sequence ATGAACATAACAATTATTGGAGCTGGTAATTCCGGTTTGGCAATGGCAGCTCATCTTACTTTGTCAGGAAACACAGTAACGTTATGGAATCGCACACGTAAAAATATTGAAGGACTCTTAGAAAACCCGATTATTCATTGTCGAGGAGCCGTAGAAGGAGATGCCACCATTCATTTGGTCACCTCCAATCTTGCAAAAGCACTAAAAAATCCTGATATAGTATTCGTAACCACTCCCGCTTTTTCTCACAAACAATTAGCTACTCAGATCGCGCTCGTATTAAAAAAAACTACTACCATTATCTTAAGTCCCGGACGAACCTTTGGAGCACTTGAATTCAAACATGAATTTAAACGAGTGAACGCAGGTGTCCATCCTCTCATTGCTGAAACCCAAACCATTTTATATACGTGCCGAAAAATCACTTGTAATGAAGTTGAAATGTATGCCTTAAAAAATGATGTACTTCTTTCAACCGTTACTGGAGAAGAAAATCAGTTAGTAATTAATCAATTACCAGCCTGTTTACGCGATAAGTTTATTCCAGCAGAGTCTATGATTGAGACATCTATTGGAAATGTAGGCATGGTTCTGCATTGTGCTCCCCTTTTATTAAATACAGGTTGGGTAGAAAGTGAAGCACACTCCTTTTACTATTACAGAGAAGGGATTAGTCCGACTATTGCCCATTTTATTGAAAAAATGGATGCTGAAAGACAGTTGGTAGCAATGGTATTAGGCAATCCAGTTGAATCTGCCAAGGATTGGATGAAACGTACCTATAAATTAACCGGTGAAAATTTGTATGAAGTAATCCAGAATAATGATGCGTATGAAACGATTTTGGGTCCAAAAAGTTTGCTACACCGATATATTACAGAAGATATCCCAACAGGGTTGGTTCCTTTGGAAGCTGTAGGAAAAGAACTAGGACTGGAAATGACCCATGTCAGTTTAATTATTGATCTGGCTTCCGCGCTATTAGAAATTGATTTTCGCAAAGAAGGGCGTAACTTGCATAATCTTATTGATAAACAACTACTCAATCCTCGTGCGATGCTTCAATTTACAATGAATCCATTGAAGGAGGACGCCTAA
- a CDS encoding MBL fold metallo-hydrolase: protein MPNSLPYEPDFFLEDGDKVGELEVIFTPGHTPGHICFYHREQNYLLVGDVLQTLGGAAICGVHRDAFPKPARLNWDLAQSIEVVRNFLKLEPFFLGTGHGEVLKNAMNILPEAILEAESLLQKNNYIS from the coding sequence ATTCCAAATTCACTTCCTTATGAACCGGACTTTTTTCTAGAAGATGGTGATAAAGTTGGTGAACTAGAAGTTATTTTTACACCCGGACACACACCAGGCCATATTTGCTTTTATCATCGAGAACAGAATTACCTACTCGTTGGTGACGTTCTACAGACGCTTGGTGGAGCTGCGATATGTGGAGTACATCGAGATGCTTTTCCAAAACCAGCTCGTTTGAATTGGGATTTAGCTCAGAGTATCGAAGTAGTAAGAAATTTCCTTAAATTGGAACCTTTCTTCTTAGGGACCGGACATGGCGAAGTATTGAAAAACGCAATGAATATTTTGCCAGAAGCGATTCTAGAAGCAGAAAGTCTATTACAAAAAAATAATTATATTTCCTAA